In a genomic window of Kwoniella mangroviensis CBS 8507 chromosome 2, whole genome shotgun sequence:
- a CDS encoding mannose-6-phosphate isomerase, class I, protein MSNSGITRLIVHPNDYPWGKVGRDSLAGRLTENASEPGFEFKPDQPYAELWMGTHPTNPASLHSSPSTLLSKHLESHSELLGSSGSKFNPPFTGKKGSGTEGQTEGHVPFLFKVLTCKQALPLQIHPNKELAKKLHEEDPEKYPDINHKPEIAVCLSPSFLGFASFRPYNQIISFLTKTPEIANLSGDIKNKIDQFAKNPTGDVLREVWEGFLRLSDDESVVKQYAERVLKEGVEAFKDFSGEGFSDREKENLLKAIKLSKEYYHGDGGLFSTLFFLNLVELKKDEGIYVGADGPHAWLEGEIVELMAISDNVLNVGFTPDEDKDDPSLVSKTVTCQSKTPTELKLISQIFSKSQKGQSKVYKVPFEEFSILKISNDDVLIPFDGPAIAIVSSGTWDISGEKAEEGSCWFVGAGTEVEFERERKDGGEDAQVWIAFYDADAEKDEVGEK, encoded by the exons ATGTCAAATTCAGGAATAACCCGATTGATCGTCCACCCGAACGATTACCCAT GGGGTAAAGTAGGAAGAGACAGTTTGGCAGGACGATTGACTGAAAACGCTTCAGAGCCAGGATTCGAGTTTAAGCCTGATCAACCGTATGCCGAG CTATGGATGGGTACTCACCCAACCAATCCGGCTTCACTCCATTCCTCCCCCTCAACCCTCCTATCAAAACATCTCGAATCGCATTCGGAGCTACTAGGTTCATCAGGAAGCAAATTCAATCCCCCTTTCacaggaaagaaaggatcCGGTACAGAAGGTCAAACAGAAGGTCACGTACCGTTCTTGTTTAAGGTGTTAACTTGTAAACAGGCTTTACCACTTCAGATTCATCCTAATAAAGAATTGGCTAAGAAATTACATGAGGAAGATCCTGAGAAATACCCAGA TATCAATCATAAACCTGAGATAGCAGTTTGTCTATCCCCCTCTTTCCTGGGATTCGCCTCTTTCAGACCATACAAccaaattatcagcttcctCACCAAGACTCCTGAAATTGCCAATCTCTCTGGAGACATCAAGAAcaaaatcgatcaatttgCGAAAAACCCCACAGGAGATGTATTGAGAGAAGTATGGGAAGGGTTCCTTCGTTTGAGCGATGACGAGTCTGTAGTCAAGCAGTATGCCGAACGAGTACTTAAAGAAGGGGTCGAGGCGTTCAAGGATTTTAGTGGAGAAGGTTTCTCCGATagggagaaagagaatttgTTAAAAGCTATCAAGTTGTCTAAAGAGTATTATCATGGTGATGGAGGGTTGTTCTCTACTTT ATTCTTCCTTAATCTCGTcgaattgaagaaagatgaagggatcTACGTAGGAGCTGATGGTCCACATGCATGGTTAGAAGGTG AAATCGTCGAACTCATGGCTATATCAGATAACGTCCTCAACGTAGGATTTACCCCTGacgaagataaagatgatcCTTCCCTCGTATCTAAGACAGTCACCTGTCAATCTAAAACCCCCACAGAACTCAAATTGATCTCCCAAATATTTTCGAAATCTCAAAAAGGACAGAGTAAAGTATACAAAGTTCCTTTTGAAGAATTCAGTATATTGAAAAtatccaatgatgatgttctTATACCATTCGATGGACCTGCTATTGCCATTGTGTCAAGTGGCACTTGGGATATATCAGGTGAAAAggctgaagaaggaagttgtTGGTTTGTAGGAGCTGGAACAGAAGTTGAGTTCGAACGAGAACGAAaagatggaggtgaagatgcgCAAGTTTGGATTGCATTttatgatgctgatgctgagaaggatgaggttgGAGAAAAGTAA
- a CDS encoding 60S ribosomal protein eL14: protein MGRWDTSRTQDLSASASASQQTGRTNQSTFKRFVEVGRVVLVNDGPSAGNLAVIVEIIDHNRALIDGPTTSVPRQAFPYRNLILTPYTLASLPRGAGNGVVKKAFEKSGVFEKWQASGWAKKLAARQQRKNASDFDRFQIHLAKKSRREDVRKAYIKEKKASA, encoded by the exons ATGGGACGATGGGACACATCAAGGACTCAAGatttatcagcatcagcttcagcaagTCAACAAACAGGTAGAACGAAT CAATCCACATTCAAGCGATTTGTCGAGGTAGGCCGAGTTGTTCTCGTCAACGATGGTCCCTCAGCTGGTAACCTCGCCGTTATCGTTGAGATCATCGACCACAACCGA GCTCTCATTGATGGACCTACCACTTCCGTACCCCGACAAGCCTTCCCATACCGaaacctcatcctcaccccTTACACTCTCGCTTCCCTCCCCCGAGGCGCCGGTAACGGTGTCGTCAAGAAGGCTTTCGAGAAATCAGGTGTATTTGAGAAATGGCAAGCTAGCGGATGGGCCAAGAAGTTGGCCGCTAGACAACAACGAAAG AACGCCTCTGACTTTGACCGattccaaatccacctcgCCAAGAAATCAAGACGAGAAGACGTAAGAAAGGCTTacatcaaggagaagaaggcttCTGCTTAA